In Halopseudomonas nanhaiensis, a single window of DNA contains:
- the uvrD gene encoding DNA helicase II, which translates to MDISHLLNSLNDAQRQAVTASVGQQLVLAGAGSGKTRVLVHRIAWLIQVENASPWSVLSVTFTNKAAYEMRHRIEQLLGISPQGMWVGTFHGLAHRLLRAHWREAGLAEQFQILDSDDQLRLVKRVIRELNLDENQWAPRQAQWWINGQKDEGLRPQHIQPAGDVFLATMQRIYQAYEQACDRAGVVDFAELLLRSLELWRDNVSLREQYQARFRHMLVDEFQDTNAVQYAWLRLIAGKNPSLMVVGDDDQSIYGWRGARIENIQQFQTDYPNAELIRLEQNYRSTACILRAANSLIGNNAGRMGKELWTDGCEGDPIALYAGYNEQDEARFIVERIEQGIASGLARSEIAILYRSNAQSRVLEEALLRAAIPYRIYGGQRFFERAEIKNAMAYMRLVANRGDDGALERIINLPTRGIGDKTVELLRQHAREQDVSLWQSACDLIDLKRLTGRAGNAVQSFLQLIEDIALRVEGLPLYSMTQQVVEHSGLLRFHENEKGDKGQARVENLEELVSAARGFENEVIDEEQEGDTLLAFLAHASLEAGETQADRHEDSVQLMTLHSAKGLEFPLVFLAGVEEGLFPHKMSLEEPGRLEEERRLAYVGITRAMQQLVITWAETRRLYGSETFNKVSRFVREIPPELIKEVRLSSQVSRPFGPKNNMFQQEASESTGFALGQRVMHSLFGEGVVLNYEGHGAQARIQVNFDDEGSKWLMVAYAKLEPL; encoded by the coding sequence ATGGATATTTCACATCTGCTCAACTCGCTCAATGACGCCCAGCGGCAGGCCGTGACCGCCTCGGTCGGCCAGCAACTGGTGCTGGCTGGTGCCGGCTCCGGCAAGACCCGGGTACTCGTTCATCGCATCGCCTGGCTGATTCAGGTCGAGAATGCCTCGCCCTGGAGCGTGCTCTCGGTGACCTTCACCAACAAGGCCGCCTACGAGATGCGTCATCGCATCGAGCAGCTGCTGGGCATCTCCCCGCAGGGCATGTGGGTGGGCACCTTCCATGGCCTGGCCCATCGTCTGCTGCGGGCACACTGGCGCGAGGCCGGGCTGGCCGAGCAGTTCCAGATCCTCGACAGCGACGACCAGCTGCGCCTGGTCAAGCGGGTGATCCGCGAGTTGAACCTCGACGAGAACCAGTGGGCGCCGCGCCAGGCGCAGTGGTGGATCAACGGGCAGAAGGACGAAGGCCTGCGCCCGCAACACATTCAGCCGGCTGGCGATGTGTTCCTCGCCACCATGCAGCGCATTTACCAGGCCTACGAGCAGGCCTGTGATCGTGCCGGCGTGGTTGACTTCGCCGAGCTGCTGCTGCGTTCGCTCGAGCTCTGGCGCGACAACGTCAGTCTGCGCGAGCAGTATCAGGCGCGCTTCCGGCACATGCTGGTCGACGAGTTTCAGGACACCAACGCGGTGCAGTACGCCTGGCTACGGCTGATCGCCGGGAAAAACCCGAGCCTGATGGTGGTGGGTGATGACGACCAGTCGATCTATGGCTGGCGCGGCGCACGCATCGAGAACATTCAGCAGTTCCAGACCGACTACCCCAACGCCGAACTGATCCGCCTGGAGCAAAACTACCGCTCGACGGCCTGCATTCTGCGCGCGGCCAACTCGCTGATCGGCAACAATGCCGGGCGTATGGGCAAGGAGCTGTGGACCGACGGCTGCGAAGGTGACCCGATTGCGCTCTATGCCGGCTATAACGAGCAGGACGAGGCGCGTTTCATCGTCGAGCGCATCGAGCAGGGCATCGCCAGCGGTCTGGCACGTAGCGAGATCGCCATTCTCTACCGCTCCAACGCCCAGTCCCGGGTATTGGAAGAAGCGTTGCTGCGCGCAGCGATCCCGTACCGCATCTACGGCGGCCAACGCTTCTTCGAACGCGCCGAGATCAAGAACGCCATGGCCTATATGCGGCTGGTGGCCAACCGCGGCGATGACGGCGCGCTGGAGCGCATCATCAACTTGCCGACCCGCGGCATTGGTGACAAAACCGTCGAGCTGCTGCGTCAGCACGCCCGCGAACAGGACGTCTCGCTGTGGCAGTCAGCCTGCGATCTGATCGACCTCAAGCGCCTGACCGGCCGCGCCGGAAACGCCGTGCAATCCTTCCTGCAGCTGATCGAGGACATTGCCCTGCGCGTTGAAGGCCTGCCGCTGTACAGCATGACCCAGCAGGTCGTCGAGCACAGCGGGCTGCTGCGCTTTCACGAGAACGAGAAGGGCGACAAGGGTCAGGCCCGGGTCGAGAACCTGGAAGAACTGGTGTCCGCCGCGCGCGGTTTCGAGAACGAAGTCATCGACGAGGAGCAGGAGGGCGACACGTTGCTGGCGTTCCTCGCGCACGCCTCGCTCGAAGCAGGGGAAACTCAGGCCGACCGCCATGAAGACAGCGTGCAGCTGATGACATTGCACAGCGCCAAGGGTCTGGAATTCCCGCTGGTGTTCCTCGCCGGGGTGGAAGAGGGTCTGTTCCCGCACAAGATGAGCCTGGAAGAGCCGGGCCGTCTGGAAGAAGAGCGTCGCCTGGCCTACGTGGGCATCACCCGCGCCATGCAACAGCTGGTGATAACCTGGGCCGAAACCCGCCGCCTGTACGGCAGCGAAACGTTCAACAAGGTTTCGCGCTTCGTCCGCGAAATCCCGCCGGAGCTGATCAAGGAAGTGCGCCTGAGCAGCCAGGTGAGCCGCCCGTTCGGGCCGAAGAACAACATGTTCCAGCAGGAAGCCAGCGAAAGCACCGGTTTCGCGTTGGGCCAGCGCGTCATGCATTCGCTGTTCGGCGAAGGCGTGGTACTCAACTACGAAGGCCACGGCGCCCAGGCGCGGATTCAGGTGAACTTCGATGACGAAGGCAGCAAGTGGCTGATGGTGGCCTATGCCAAGCTGGAGCCGCTCTGA
- a CDS encoding putative bifunctional diguanylate cyclase/phosphodiesterase encodes MAFPQQGYPTTQQKDLRVRQLDLLYEYSRLPQWLILLAAVVTTVLVWNQVGHTILFSWLLALLVLAGLRSQLVKRYHAASDTHRLRLRWRALFYLGNALTGLSLGIGQILMVPLDNFAVQAPVYGLASGVGICVAVIYANRFLAFASFVVPTFAPATLYLLSQDDSTSPYWGMMGVTLFGCILLAGAFINRSSLRALIASEHSNALVNRLEEARRQAEGLNQQLAREIQQRRQAEQSLRESHDILEQRVDQRTAELEEAGQALRSSQTQLSLALEASELGLWDWDLASDRVYHSHVQEIFGLSPDAVRTMEQDLRPLIHPEDAEPVRQTLVRHLKDQTSAYRIEYRVRHADGRWVWVEDSGRAVERDAAGRVKRMIGTRRDITARRHQAEAAQLAATVFEATSDGIFILDPQLHILTVNKAFSVITGYARSDVLRRAIINMGMEKDREDFDRLRQYLAEQDHWQGERLGKRRSGELYPQWLQLAVVRDNQGLVTHYVGFFADLTTRRQTEEQVKYLTNYDPLTQLANRNLFTQRLNETAGRARKTGEHLALMHIDLDRFKYINDTLGHDVADQLLRTVAERLNDLVPDAQILARLSADEFVVIVEQHTAKGELARLAEQLLAGLKRPVTIDGHELVITASIGISQFPQTARDALLMITQANQAMQHAKHLGGNSFQFFTRDLQSYSIERLQLENQLRKALDENQLVVHYQPKLHLASDRIRSAEALVRWKHPQRGLVMPGEFIEMAEETGLILALGDTVLQQACAQASRWYHQGPAPVAVAVNLSVQQLRQSQFAQRVQGILDECDLPADMLELELTESMLLEHSDEVTRNIAELQNMGIRLSVDDFGTGYSSLAYLKRFPLHTLKIDRGFVSGVSEEGRDAAIVRAIIAMSHSLGLNVVAEGVENHAQLAFLKHNGCDEVQGYLISKPLPAGDFTALLESEHATTSTL; translated from the coding sequence ATGGCGTTTCCGCAACAGGGATATCCGACAACGCAACAGAAGGACCTGCGCGTACGGCAGCTTGATCTGCTGTATGAGTATTCCCGTTTGCCTCAATGGCTGATCCTGCTTGCTGCGGTGGTCACGACCGTGCTCGTCTGGAATCAGGTCGGCCACACCATCCTGTTCAGCTGGCTACTTGCCCTGCTGGTGCTTGCCGGCCTTCGCAGCCAGCTGGTCAAGCGCTATCACGCTGCCAGCGATACACATCGTCTGCGCCTGCGCTGGCGCGCCCTGTTCTATCTAGGCAATGCGCTGACCGGCCTCAGCCTGGGCATCGGCCAGATCCTCATGGTCCCGCTGGACAATTTCGCCGTGCAGGCACCCGTCTACGGTTTGGCTAGCGGCGTGGGCATCTGCGTGGCGGTGATCTATGCCAACCGCTTCCTGGCCTTCGCCAGCTTTGTGGTGCCCACCTTCGCTCCTGCCACGCTCTACCTGCTCAGTCAGGATGACTCGACCAGCCCGTACTGGGGCATGATGGGTGTCACGCTGTTCGGCTGCATTCTGCTCGCCGGTGCCTTCATCAATCGTTCATCGCTGCGCGCGCTGATTGCCAGCGAACACAGCAATGCTCTGGTCAACCGGCTGGAGGAAGCGCGTCGTCAGGCCGAGGGTCTCAACCAGCAGCTGGCGCGCGAGATTCAGCAGCGCCGCCAGGCCGAGCAGAGCCTGCGCGAAAGCCACGACATCCTTGAACAGCGTGTCGATCAGCGTACCGCCGAGCTGGAAGAAGCCGGCCAGGCGCTCCGCTCAAGCCAGACCCAGCTGAGCCTGGCGCTCGAGGCGAGTGAGCTGGGCCTGTGGGACTGGGATCTGGCTTCCGACCGCGTGTATCACTCGCATGTGCAGGAAATCTTCGGGCTGTCACCGGATGCGGTACGCACCATGGAACAGGATCTGCGTCCGCTGATCCATCCGGAGGATGCCGAACCGGTGCGTCAGACCCTGGTACGGCATCTGAAGGACCAGACCTCTGCCTACCGCATCGAATACCGTGTGCGGCACGCCGATGGGCGCTGGGTCTGGGTGGAAGACAGCGGGCGTGCAGTCGAGCGCGACGCCGCGGGGCGAGTAAAACGGATGATCGGCACCCGCCGCGACATCACCGCCCGCCGCCACCAGGCCGAGGCTGCGCAGCTGGCCGCAACGGTCTTCGAGGCAACCTCCGACGGCATCTTCATCCTCGATCCGCAGTTGCACATCCTCACCGTGAACAAGGCGTTCAGTGTGATTACCGGTTACGCCCGAAGCGACGTACTCAGGCGGGCAATCATCAACATGGGTATGGAAAAGGACCGCGAGGACTTCGATCGCCTGCGCCAGTATCTGGCCGAGCAGGACCACTGGCAGGGCGAGCGGCTTGGCAAGCGGCGCAGCGGCGAGCTGTACCCGCAGTGGCTGCAGCTGGCCGTGGTGCGTGACAACCAGGGACTGGTGACACATTACGTCGGCTTCTTTGCCGACCTGACCACCCGCCGACAGACCGAGGAACAGGTCAAGTACCTGACCAATTACGATCCGCTGACGCAGCTGGCCAACCGCAACCTGTTTACCCAGCGGCTCAACGAGACCGCCGGACGCGCGCGCAAGACCGGTGAGCATCTGGCGCTGATGCATATCGACCTGGACCGCTTCAAGTACATCAACGACACGCTCGGACATGATGTGGCCGATCAGTTGCTGCGCACCGTCGCCGAGCGCCTCAATGATCTGGTGCCCGATGCGCAGATTCTGGCGCGGTTATCGGCCGACGAGTTCGTGGTGATCGTCGAGCAGCACACGGCGAAGGGAGAGCTGGCGCGCCTGGCCGAGCAACTGCTCGCAGGCCTCAAGAGACCGGTTACCATCGACGGCCATGAACTGGTGATCACCGCATCGATCGGCATCAGCCAGTTCCCGCAGACAGCGCGCGATGCCCTATTGATGATCACCCAGGCCAATCAGGCGATGCAGCACGCCAAGCATCTGGGCGGTAACAGCTTCCAGTTCTTCACCCGCGATCTGCAGTCCTACAGCATCGAACGCCTGCAGCTGGAAAACCAGCTGCGCAAGGCACTGGACGAGAATCAGCTGGTGGTGCATTACCAGCCCAAGCTGCATCTGGCCAGTGACCGCATCCGCAGCGCCGAGGCGCTGGTGCGCTGGAAGCACCCGCAGCGTGGCCTGGTGATGCCCGGTGAATTCATCGAAATGGCCGAGGAAACCGGGCTGATCCTGGCCCTGGGCGACACCGTGCTGCAACAGGCCTGCGCGCAGGCAAGCCGCTGGTATCACCAAGGTCCTGCACCGGTCGCGGTGGCCGTCAATCTATCGGTTCAGCAGCTGCGCCAGAGCCAGTTCGCCCAGCGTGTCCAGGGCATTCTTGACGAGTGCGATCTGCCCGCCGACATGCTCGAGCTGGAGCTGACCGAGAGCATGTTGCTGGAGCACTCCGATGAGGTTACGCGCAACATCGCCGAGCTTCAGAACATGGGCATCCGCCTGTCAGTGGATGACTTCGGAACCGGCTATTCCTCGCTCGCCTACCTCAAGCGCTTCCCGTTGCATACGCTGAAGATCGATCGCGGATTCGTGTCAGGGGTCAGCGAGGAAGGCCGCGACGCAGCCATTGTCCGGGCGATCATCGCCATGTCGCATAGTCTGGGCCTGAACGTGGTGGCCGAAGGCGTCGAGA
- a CDS encoding TRAP transporter substrate-binding protein: MKRRQILTAAGLGLGAAALAGCKGDNQNQNQAAGACEPTEQQTYKWKMVTSWPKNFPGLGTTAQRFADTVNALSGGRLSVQVFAAGELVPALEVFDAVSNGTAELGHSAAYYWKGKSPAAPFFTAVPFGMNAQEMNAWLYEGGGMELWQQAYADMGVVPLPCGNTGVQMAGWFNKEIHTVDDLKGLKIRMPGFGGEVLARAGATTVNLPGSEIFTALETGVIDATDWVSPYNDLAFGLYQAAKYYYYPGWQEPCAVLELSINQAALDGLPADLQAVVRQAARSTNQAMLDEYTRRNAEALQTLVTEHRVQLRQLPEAVLDRLRELSTEVLEETANSDQLTRQVRDSMEAFREKVAAYHAISEQAMYGLRR, from the coding sequence ATGAAAAGACGCCAAATCCTCACCGCCGCCGGCCTTGGTCTGGGCGCTGCGGCACTCGCCGGATGCAAGGGCGACAACCAGAATCAGAACCAGGCGGCAGGAGCGTGTGAGCCCACCGAGCAGCAAACCTACAAATGGAAGATGGTGACTTCCTGGCCGAAGAACTTCCCCGGTCTGGGCACCACCGCGCAGCGCTTTGCCGATACCGTGAACGCGCTATCCGGCGGCCGCCTGAGCGTTCAGGTTTTCGCCGCCGGTGAGCTGGTCCCCGCGCTGGAAGTATTTGATGCCGTATCGAACGGCACCGCTGAACTGGGTCATAGCGCCGCCTATTACTGGAAGGGCAAGAGCCCGGCTGCGCCGTTCTTTACCGCCGTACCCTTCGGCATGAACGCGCAGGAGATGAATGCCTGGCTGTACGAGGGCGGTGGCATGGAGCTGTGGCAGCAGGCTTATGCCGATATGGGCGTGGTGCCGCTACCCTGCGGCAATACCGGCGTGCAGATGGCCGGCTGGTTCAACAAGGAAATTCACACCGTCGATGACCTCAAGGGTCTGAAAATTCGCATGCCCGGCTTCGGCGGCGAAGTGCTCGCCCGCGCTGGCGCCACTACAGTCAATCTGCCCGGCAGCGAGATCTTCACCGCGCTGGAAACCGGCGTGATCGACGCCACCGACTGGGTCAGCCCGTACAATGACCTCGCCTTCGGCTTGTATCAGGCGGCCAAATATTACTACTACCCCGGCTGGCAGGAACCCTGCGCCGTGCTCGAACTGAGCATCAACCAGGCCGCACTCGACGGGCTGCCGGCCGACTTGCAAGCCGTCGTCCGCCAGGCCGCACGTTCGACCAACCAGGCCATGCTCGACGAATACACCCGCCGCAACGCCGAAGCCCTGCAAACCCTGGTCACCGAACATCGCGTGCAGTTGCGTCAGCTACCCGAAGCGGTACTCGACCGCCTGCGTGAACTCTCTACCGAGGTGCTCGAAGAGACCGCCAACAGCGATCAGCTGACCCGGCAGGTCCGGGACTCGATGGAAGCCTTCCGCGAAAAGGTCGCTGCCTACCACGCCATCAGTGAACAGGCCATGTACGGTCTGCGCCGCTGA